The nucleotide sequence AAACGCCCTCACTGCCCAATCCGTACTTCACATCAGGCGTTCAGGGGGAGGAGTAAACCGCCCACACGCTCACCGCTTTTGCCACTCCCCACTGACCACTCCCCATCTCCCGGAGTTCCAATGGACCAGGCCTCCCTCACCGCCCTCCTTCAGACGCTCGCGCAGGGTCTCCTCACCGGGGGCCTGTATGCCTTGATCGGCACCGGCCTCAGCCTGATCTTCGGCGTGATGCGGGTCATCAACTTCGCGCACGGCGACTTTCTCGCCATCGGCATGTTCATCACGCTGGCCCTGTTCCGCTCCTTCAACCTCGACCCCTACCTCAGCCTGCTCGTGGCGGCCCCGGCGGGCTTCGCGCTCGGCTTCGTCATCCAACGCTTCGTCCTCGCGCGCCTCGGGGACCGATTGGGCGAGGGAAGCATGCTCGCCACGCTCGGCATCGGATTGATCGTGAGCAACACGCTGCTGCTGACCTTCGGGGCACAGCCGCAGAACATCAACGTGCCCTACGCGACGAACACCTTTCAACTCGGCGGCGTGCAGATCAGCATTCCGCTCCTGATCGCTGGGCTGGGGACGGTGACGGCCATCGTGGGCCTGAACCTGCTGCTCTACCGCACCGAACTGGGCCGCGCCATCCGCGCCACCGCGCAAAATCCGCTCGGGGCCGAGTTGCAGGGCGTGAAGACGACCCAGATTCAGGCCATCGTCTTCGGCCTCGGGGTGGCCTTCGCCGCCATCGCGGGCGTGCTGCTGATGCCGCTGCTGTACGCCTTCCCCACGGTGGGCGAGAATTACACGACGAAGGCGTTCATCGTGACCGTGCTGGGCGGGCTGGGCAATCTGCCGGGGGCCGTCGTGGGCGGGCTGGTCCTCGGCGTCATCGAGTCGCTGGGGGCGTTCTACGTCTCCAACAACTACCGCGACGCCTACGGGCTGGTCGCCTTCCTCCTCGTGCTGCTGCTGCGCCCGGAGGGCCTGTTCGGGCGGACGGTGAAACGGGTATGACGACCGCCGCCCCCCTCCCCGCCGCCCGCCCCCGCGCGCTGACCTTCGGCAACGTGTGGCTGAGCCTGGCGCTCCTCGCGGTGATGCTCGCTTACCCCTTCGTGTTCGGCAAGGCGCTGAACTTCGGCGTGTCCACCCTGATCTTCGCGGGGCTGGCGATGAGTTGGAACATCCTCGGCGGCTGGGCCGGGCAGACCAGCCTGGGCCATGCGGCGCTCCTCGGCGTCGGCGCGTACACCATGACGCTGCTCGCCACGCCGGAGCGCGTCCCGGCCTTCCTCGGCGGTCCACTCGCGCCGTGGTGGGGCACCCTGATCGGCATGGTCCTCGCCGTGCTGCTGGCCGCCGTGTGGGGCGGGCTGACCTTCCGGCTGCGGGGAAGTTACTTCACCCTGTCCACCATCGCCGTCGCGCTCGTGATCCGGCTCGTCGCCATCAACTCCGAGTGGACGGGCGGCGCGGAGGGCCTGTTCATGCCTGAGCTGCCCACCCTCTTCGGCCTTGACCTCTTCGACCGCAAGGTGGAGTACGGCCTCGCGTTCGCGTTCGTGACGCTGACGCTGCTCGTCACGCACCTCATCCGCCGCTCGCGCCTCGGGTACGCCCTCCAGGCCGTGCGCGAGGACGAGGACGGTGCGCGGGCGCTCGGCATCGACCCGGCGCGGATGAAGCTCGTCGCCTTCATGCTCAGCGCGGCGCTGACCGCCCTGGGGGGAAGCCTCTATGCCATCTACCTGCAAGCCTTCGAGCCGCACACCCTGCTCGAACTGCCCATCTCCGTGCAGATTGCGCTCATGGCGGTCATCGGCGGGCGGACGAGCATTCAGGGGCCGATGATCGGCGCGATCCTGCTCGCCACCTTCGGCGAGGTGTTCCGCACGGTGTTCTCCAGCGCGAACCTGCTGATCTACGGCGTCCTGATCCTCGTCGTCACCCTGTTCGCCCCGAACGGCATCATGGGCCTGTTCACGCGCGGCGGGCGCAGGCTGGGGACGGCGCGATGACCCAGCCACCCCTTCCCGAACTCACCACGTTTCCGGGCCAGCCCGTCCACACCCCGAAAGGGCCTCCCCTCCTCACCGCCGAGGGCATCACCGTGCGCTTCGGGGGCGTCACCGCCGTGAAGGACATCAGCCTCGCCGTGCGGCCCGGCGAAATCCTCGGGCTGATCGGGCCGAACGGGGCGGGGAAGACCACGCTCTTCAACGCGCTGACCGGCTTCGTGCGCCCCAGCGCCGGGCGTGTCACCTTCGACGGGCGCGACGTGACCCACATCCAGCCGCAGGCCCGCGCCCGCCTCGGCATGGCCCGCACCTTTCAGGTCGAGCGGCCCTTCGAGGACCTGAGCGTGCTCGAAAACGTCCTCGTGGCCGCCTTCCTGCGCCACCGGGGCCGGGAGGCCGAGGACCGCGCCTACGCCGTGCTGGAGCGGGTGGGTCTTGCCGACCGGGCCGTGCAGCCCGCCGCCGAACTCAACCTCGCCCGACGACGCCGCCTCGAAATCGCCAAAGCCCTCGCCCTCGAACCCCGGATGCTCTTCCTCGACGAGAGCATCGCCGGCCTCAACCCGCCCGCCCAGCAGGAGATGGTGGCCCTCGTCCGCACGCTGGCGCAGAGCGGCCTCGGCATCGTGATGGTCGAACACATCATGCACGTCATCATGTCGCTGTCCGACCACGTGATCTGCATGGCCTTCGGGGAACTCCTCGCCGAGGGGCACCCGCAGGCCGTCGCCAGTCACCCGGACGTGATCCGCGCCTACCTGGGGGATGACCATGACTAGCCCGCTGCTGGAAAAAACGTCTCCTCCAACCCGCGACCGGGTGCTCAACGCCGACGGGCTGGAGGTCGCCTACGGTGAGGTGCAGGTCGTCTTCGGGGTCGGCCTGCACGTGGACAAGGGCGAACTCGTCGGGCTGGTGGGTGGCAACGGCAGCGGCAAGAGCACCATCCTGCGCGTGCTGTCGGGAATGCTGAAGGCCCGCGCGGGCACGGCGACCTACCGGGGCCACACCCTCAACGGCGTGCCACCCCACAAGATTACCGACCTCGGCGTGGCGCACGTGCCGATGGGCCGTCAGCTCTTCGGGCAGATGACGGTGGAGGAGAACCTGCTGATGGGCGCTTACCTCTCCCGCACGCGGGCGAACCGGGCGGCCAACCTCCAGAAGGTGTACGACTTCTTCCCGCGCCTGACGGAGAAGCGCACGACACCCGCCGCCGCCCTCTCCGGCGGGGAGCAGCAGATGGTCGCCATCGGTCGCGCCCTGATGAGCGAGCCGGAAGTGTTGCTGATGGACGAACCCTCCCTCGGCCTCGCGCCCCTCGTCGTGGCGGAGGTCATGCGGGTGATCGGCTCGTTGCGCGAACTTGGCCTGACCGTCCTCCTCGTGGAGCAGAACGTGCGGCAGGTGCTCAAGGTGACGGACCGCACCTACGTGCTGGAACTCGGGCGGCTGGTGAAGGAGGGGCCGAGCCGCGAGCTGATGGGCGACCCCGAGATCGTCCGGGCATATCTGGGAGTGTGAGGGGCGCTCCTTTAACCGCCGCGTAACCGACCTGCGGCACACTGCATACGTGAAGAAGAACCTCTCCCTGCTCGCCCTCACCGGCACCCTCGCGCTCGGGACGTTCGTGGGCTTCGAACTCTCGGAGCGGACGAGCGCCCAGACCACGGGCACACCCGCCGCCATTCAAGCCGTGCAGACTTCGGCTTCCCCCTCCCCCTCCTCCGAGACGGCGGCCCGCACCCAGTCGGAGACGAACACCGTGCAGGTCGTCAAGGCGCGGCAGGATGGCCTCGTCTACATCGGCGTGAGCGAGGGTACGGCGAGTGGACCGCAGGCCGAGTTGCGTCAGCGCCTTCAGGACCAGTTCGGCTTCCCCGTCCCCGACGGCGGCGCACGCACGGGCACGGGCAGCGGCTTTTTCGTGAACGCGGGGGGCGACATCCTCACCAACAACCACGTCGTCGAGGGCGCGAGCGAGATCACCATCCGCCTCCACGGCAGCAAGCAGACGTACAGGGCGCGCGTGATTGGCCGCGCCCCCGACTTCGACCTCGCCCTCATCCGTGCCGAGGGGCTGCCGCAGGGTGCCGTGAAGCCTCTCCCCCTCGGGGACTCCTCGGCGCTCGACGTGGGCCTCAAGGCCATCGCCATGGGTGCCCCCTTCGGGCTGGACTTCAGCGTGTCCGAGGGCATCATCTCCAGCCTGGAGCGCACCGTCCCCGTCGGCACGAAGGGCGTCAGCCAGGGCGTCATCCAGACGGACGCGGCGATCAACCCCGGCAATTCGGGCGGGCCGCTCCTGAACAGCGCCGGGCAGGTCATCGGCGTGAACACCCAGATTCTCACGGGCGGCATCGGCCAGAGCGCGGGCGTGGGCTTCGCCATTCCCGTGAACACCGTCAAGAGGTTGCTGCCCCAGCTTCAGGCGGGCGGCGAGCTGCGGACGCCCACCCTCGGCATCCAGTTCACCGACCTGACCGCCCTGCCCGACGCCGAGCGCGAGCGCCTGGGGCTGCCGGAGTCCGGCGTCCTCGTGGGGCAGGTCTACCCCGGCAGCCCGGCCCAGAAGGCAGGTCTACGTGGCAGCACCGGGTCCACGGACGGTCAGGGTGAAATCGCCACGGGCGGCGACATCATCACCGCCGTGGACGGCCAGCCTCTCACCGAGGGCGACGACCTGCGCCGCGCCGTCATCGCCAAGCGCCTCGGCGACTCCGTGCGCCTCACGGTCCGCCGCGACGGGCAGACCCGCGAGGTGACGGTCAACCTCCAGGCCTTCAACATCCCCACGACCCAGCAGTAAGCCAAAGGGAATCGGCCCCGAGGGTGGCGAATGTGCCATCCGGGGCCGATCTTCTCTTTCTGCTGGCGGCTGGAAGCTGGAAGCTGGCCGCCCCCTACCCCTTCACACTCCCCGTCAACGACGCCCCCTCGATAAAATACTTCTGGAACACGAAGAAGATCAGCACGACGGGCAGCAGCACGAGGACCGACGCGGCCATCAGCAGTTGCCACTGCGTGTCGTTCGCCGAGCGGAAGGTCGCCAGGCCCACCTGCAACGTGTACAGCCGCTCGTCGTTGAGGTACAGCAGCGGGTTGACGTAATCGTTCCACGTGCCGTCGAAGGTGAAGATGGCGACCGTGGCGAGGGCGGGCGTGGCGAGCGGCAACACGACCCGCGCCCAAATCCACAGCTCGTTCGCGCCGTCCACCCGCGCGGCCTCCAGCAGCTCGTTCGGGATGCCCAGGAAGTATTGCCGCAGCAGGAAGGTGAAGAACGCCCCCGCGAAGAAGCTCGGCACGACGAGCGGCAGGTACGTGTTGATCCACCCCAGCTTGCTGAACAGCACGTACTGCGGCACCAGCGTCACGAGGCCCGGAATCATCATCGTGGAGAGCAGCACCAGGAAGAGGAAGTCGCGTCCCGGAAACCGCAGCTTGGCGAACCCGTAGGCCGCCAGCGAACACGAGAGCACCGTCCCGAAGGTCACGCTCAGCGCGTAGAGCAGCGTGTTCACGGCGTAGCGGGTGAAGGGCGCGCTCGCCCACGCCTCGGCGTAGTTGCCCCACACGACGGGGCTGGGAATCCAGCGCGGCGGGTACGCGAACACGTCCGCGTCGGCCTTCAGCGAGGTCGAGACCATCCACAGCGCCGGGTACAGGATGAGCAGCGACAGCCCCACGAGGGCGGCGAAGGCGAGCGCCCGGCCCAGGAACGCCCCCCCTGCCCTCCGGCCCGGTCCCGTGGGCAGCGGACGCACCCGCACCTGCGGACGGGTCAGGGCCATCTCAGCGCACCTCGCCTTCGTAGTGGACCCAGCGTTTGGAGAGCCACAGTTGCACGCCCGTGATCAGGAGCGTGATCAGCAGCAGAATCCACGCCATCGCCGAGGCGTAGCCCATCCGCAGGTCGGTGAAGGCCGTCTGCCAGATGTACAGCCCGTAGAAGAGCGTGCTGTCACTCGGCCCGCCCTTCGTCAGGATCAGCGACTCGGACCAGAACTGCATCGCCCCCGCAATCCCCGTAATGATCTTGAAGAAGATGACGGGCGAGATCAGCGGCACCGTCACCGCCCAGAACTGCCGCACGGGCGAGGCCCCGTCGATCTGCGCCGACTCGTACAGGTCGCGCGGCACGCCCCGCAGCGCCGCCAGATAGAACATGAAACTTCCCGCTGCCGTCCACATGCTCATGATGATGAGGGCGGGCTTGGACCAAGCGGGGTCGCCGAACCACAGCGGCAGGTTGTTCTCGTCCACGCCGAGGCGGTACAGCCCCGTGTTGATCAGCCCCACCTGCGGATTGAACACCCACAGCCACAGCAGCAGCACCGCCACGCCCGTCAGCACTTTGGGCAGGAAGAAGATCGTGCGGAAGAACCGCTGTCCCCGCACCTCCTGATTGAGCAGCACGGCGATCAGCAGCCCGGTGGCGATGCCCAGCGGCACCGCGAACGCCGCGTAGTAGGCGGTGTTCCCCAGCGCCCGCCAGAAGCGCGTGTCCTCGGTGAGCAGGCGCACGTAGTTCTGCACGCCCACCCAGTCGAAGCGCGAGGTGATGTCGTAGTTCGTGAAGCTCGCGTACAGCGAGAACAGCATCGGCCCCAGCACAAAGCAGAGGAAGCCGAGCAGCCACGGCGCGATGAACAGGTAGCCCCACAGCGCCTCCCGCTGGCGGCCATTCAGCCCACGGCGGCGCGGCAGGGCCGGGCGGGACAGGGGAGGGGAAGAGGTGGCCGTGCCCCTCACGGCTGGGAGTTCCCGGTGGGAGCGGAAAACATAGGGGTTTCCTCCTGGGTTGGGGTCGGTGGAAGAGGGGGAGTTGGGAGGTTCTTTGATAAGGATGCCCTGCCCGTTCACCCCCTCCCGGCCTCCCTCCTCAAGGGGGAGGAGAAAAAAGCAAAAGCTCTTGCTCTTTTTGCTCCCTCTCCCCTTGTGGGTGACTCGGAGAGCTGCGAAGCAGAGGGCCGGGGAGAGGGGTGGCAAGCACAGCTTGCCCTAAGAACCCCTGCCCAGCCCTCCTGCCTCACTTGTTGCTGTCAATCACCCGCTGTACCTGCGTCTGCGCCTCTTCCAGCGCCTGCCGCGCGTCCTGCCCACGGTACACGGCGTCCTCCACGCTCTTTTCGAGCAGGCTGGCGTAACCGGGCGCGAGGGGCGGGGCCGAGGAGACGAGCGTGTATTTCATGTTGGCCGACATCAGGCGGAAGGCGGGCGTCGTCACGCTGAGAGAGGCGTTCTTGGCACCGGGGAAGTCGTTCTGCTCCACCGCCCAGATGCGCGCGCCCTCGGTCGCCATCCAGCGGGCGAAGGCGTAGGCCTCCTTCGGGTGCTTGGAGCCGACGGGAACTTCCAGATTGAAGCCGCCGCCCGAGGACGTGCCCGGCCCCGGCTGGCCCGTGGGGGTGGGCATCCGCACCATGCCGTAGTTCAGGTTCGGCGCGTACCGCTTCAGGGTGGCCGCGTACCCGCCGATGTCGGCGATCATGCCCAGCTTGCCCGTGATGAAGGGGTCCTGCGCCCCGCTGCCGAAGCTGCTCCTGAACGCCTGCACGTTGCGTGCGCCGAGGCGGTCGGTCCAGTCCTTGAGCCAGCCCAGCGTCCGCACGGCGGTCGGGTTGGTGAAGCGCG is from Deinococcus sp. YIM 134068 and encodes:
- a CDS encoding S1C family serine protease, with product MKKNLSLLALTGTLALGTFVGFELSERTSAQTTGTPAAIQAVQTSASPSPSSETAARTQSETNTVQVVKARQDGLVYIGVSEGTASGPQAELRQRLQDQFGFPVPDGGARTGTGSGFFVNAGGDILTNNHVVEGASEITIRLHGSKQTYRARVIGRAPDFDLALIRAEGLPQGAVKPLPLGDSSALDVGLKAIAMGAPFGLDFSVSEGIISSLERTVPVGTKGVSQGVIQTDAAINPGNSGGPLLNSAGQVIGVNTQILTGGIGQSAGVGFAIPVNTVKRLLPQLQAGGELRTPTLGIQFTDLTALPDAERERLGLPESGVLVGQVYPGSPAQKAGLRGSTGSTDGQGEIATGGDIITAVDGQPLTEGDDLRRAVIAKRLGDSVRLTVRRDGQTREVTVNLQAFNIPTTQQ
- a CDS encoding ABC transporter ATP-binding protein, which encodes MTSPLLEKTSPPTRDRVLNADGLEVAYGEVQVVFGVGLHVDKGELVGLVGGNGSGKSTILRVLSGMLKARAGTATYRGHTLNGVPPHKITDLGVAHVPMGRQLFGQMTVEENLLMGAYLSRTRANRAANLQKVYDFFPRLTEKRTTPAAALSGGEQQMVAIGRALMSEPEVLLMDEPSLGLAPLVVAEVMRVIGSLRELGLTVLLVEQNVRQVLKVTDRTYVLELGRLVKEGPSRELMGDPEIVRAYLGV
- a CDS encoding branched-chain amino acid ABC transporter permease — its product is MDQASLTALLQTLAQGLLTGGLYALIGTGLSLIFGVMRVINFAHGDFLAIGMFITLALFRSFNLDPYLSLLVAAPAGFALGFVIQRFVLARLGDRLGEGSMLATLGIGLIVSNTLLLTFGAQPQNINVPYATNTFQLGGVQISIPLLIAGLGTVTAIVGLNLLLYRTELGRAIRATAQNPLGAELQGVKTTQIQAIVFGLGVAFAAIAGVLLMPLLYAFPTVGENYTTKAFIVTVLGGLGNLPGAVVGGLVLGVIESLGAFYVSNNYRDAYGLVAFLLVLLLRPEGLFGRTVKRV
- a CDS encoding branched-chain amino acid ABC transporter permease, with amino-acid sequence MTTAAPLPAARPRALTFGNVWLSLALLAVMLAYPFVFGKALNFGVSTLIFAGLAMSWNILGGWAGQTSLGHAALLGVGAYTMTLLATPERVPAFLGGPLAPWWGTLIGMVLAVLLAAVWGGLTFRLRGSYFTLSTIAVALVIRLVAINSEWTGGAEGLFMPELPTLFGLDLFDRKVEYGLAFAFVTLTLLVTHLIRRSRLGYALQAVREDEDGARALGIDPARMKLVAFMLSAALTALGGSLYAIYLQAFEPHTLLELPISVQIALMAVIGGRTSIQGPMIGAILLATFGEVFRTVFSSANLLIYGVLILVVTLFAPNGIMGLFTRGGRRLGTAR
- a CDS encoding ABC transporter ATP-binding protein, whose translation is MTQPPLPELTTFPGQPVHTPKGPPLLTAEGITVRFGGVTAVKDISLAVRPGEILGLIGPNGAGKTTLFNALTGFVRPSAGRVTFDGRDVTHIQPQARARLGMARTFQVERPFEDLSVLENVLVAAFLRHRGREAEDRAYAVLERVGLADRAVQPAAELNLARRRRLEIAKALALEPRMLFLDESIAGLNPPAQQEMVALVRTLAQSGLGIVMVEHIMHVIMSLSDHVICMAFGELLAEGHPQAVASHPDVIRAYLGDDHD
- a CDS encoding carbohydrate ABC transporter permease, whose translation is MRGTATSSPPLSRPALPRRRGLNGRQREALWGYLFIAPWLLGFLCFVLGPMLFSLYASFTNYDITSRFDWVGVQNYVRLLTEDTRFWRALGNTAYYAAFAVPLGIATGLLIAVLLNQEVRGQRFFRTIFFLPKVLTGVAVLLLWLWVFNPQVGLINTGLYRLGVDENNLPLWFGDPAWSKPALIIMSMWTAAGSFMFYLAALRGVPRDLYESAQIDGASPVRQFWAVTVPLISPVIFFKIITGIAGAMQFWSESLILTKGGPSDSTLFYGLYIWQTAFTDLRMGYASAMAWILLLITLLITGVQLWLSKRWVHYEGEVR
- a CDS encoding carbohydrate ABC transporter permease gives rise to the protein MALTRPQVRVRPLPTGPGRRAGGAFLGRALAFAALVGLSLLILYPALWMVSTSLKADADVFAYPPRWIPSPVVWGNYAEAWASAPFTRYAVNTLLYALSVTFGTVLSCSLAAYGFAKLRFPGRDFLFLVLLSTMMIPGLVTLVPQYVLFSKLGWINTYLPLVVPSFFAGAFFTFLLRQYFLGIPNELLEAARVDGANELWIWARVVLPLATPALATVAIFTFDGTWNDYVNPLLYLNDERLYTLQVGLATFRSANDTQWQLLMAASVLVLLPVVLIFFVFQKYFIEGASLTGSVKG